In the Desulfotignum balticum DSM 7044 genome, one interval contains:
- a CDS encoding lipid II:glycine glycyltransferase FemX, translating into MQLSVTPKKVTHLLPTDIIFQTGYWAEVKARLGWQPCAYDIEDRESGKDMLVLFKPLKDGMYAAYIPQGPEFGPCRENYGPYLESLSESIVNQMNSDVAFIRYDLPWESPYTDILDQNPAHEVPEERIREIRMNFGTRHWNFRKTPVDMTVADSYVIDIHDTEDRMLSCMKSKTRYNIKLAERKGVRVYAASTRALPVFHRLHLETAKRKGFLVREYPYFETLFASQKENVDPCEVKLMLAVHGKDVLAGAIVAVTEQTAYFLYGASTMKKRNFMASYALHWETIRYAKSLNCKTYDMGAVSPACFPDHPFFGLYRFKTGFGGRVVHRAGSWDYPIDPDAYASFRNWEEINRGGCGNGPFYKGSQN; encoded by the coding sequence ATGCAGTTGTCCGTGACACCCAAAAAAGTGACCCATCTGTTGCCCACAGACATTATTTTTCAAACCGGATACTGGGCAGAAGTCAAAGCCCGGCTGGGATGGCAGCCGTGTGCCTATGATATCGAGGACCGGGAGTCCGGAAAAGATATGCTGGTGCTGTTCAAACCGTTGAAAGACGGGATGTATGCCGCATATATTCCCCAGGGACCTGAATTCGGGCCTTGCCGGGAAAACTATGGGCCGTATCTTGAATCGTTGTCGGAATCCATTGTGAATCAGATGAATTCAGATGTGGCGTTCATTCGATATGACCTGCCCTGGGAATCCCCATACACAGACATTTTGGATCAAAATCCGGCCCATGAGGTTCCCGAAGAAAGAATCCGGGAAATCCGCATGAATTTCGGAACCCGACACTGGAATTTCAGAAAAACGCCCGTGGATATGACGGTGGCGGATTCATACGTCATCGATATCCATGATACTGAAGACAGGATGCTGTCGTGTATGAAAAGCAAAACACGGTACAACATCAAACTGGCCGAAAGAAAAGGGGTGAGGGTGTATGCCGCTTCCACCAGAGCTTTGCCTGTTTTTCACCGGCTTCACCTGGAAACGGCCAAACGGAAAGGATTTCTGGTCAGGGAGTATCCCTATTTTGAAACCCTGTTTGCTTCACAAAAAGAAAACGTTGATCCCTGTGAGGTCAAGCTGATGCTGGCGGTTCACGGCAAAGATGTGCTGGCCGGGGCCATTGTCGCTGTCACGGAACAAACCGCATATTTTCTGTATGGGGCGTCCACCATGAAGAAACGGAATTTCATGGCCAGTTATGCCCTTCACTGGGAAACGATCCGGTACGCCAAATCCCTGAACTGCAAAACCTATGACATGGGGGCGGTCTCGCCGGCCTGTTTTCCGGATCATCCTTTTTTCGGGCTGTACCGGTTCAAAACCGGATTCGGGGGACGGGTCGTTCACCGGGCCGGTTCCTGGGATTACCCCATTGATCCGGACGCATATGCATCCTTTCGGAACTGGGAGGAGATCAACCGGGGCGGGTGCGGGAACGGACCGTTTTACAAGGGATCGCAAAACTGA
- the rlmN gene encoding 23S rRNA (adenine(2503)-C(2))-methyltransferase RlmN: MNILALTLNQLVRIFETDYGKGRFHARALYREIFKHGNTVPFKAPEFAASGALARSLEQALVLAPGKVVDIFEEGDLTKFITRLSDGLEIESVIVPMNRYNTLCVSTQVGCRMGCTFCETGRMGLKRHLDVHEITGQLYNARHTLKKPVKNMVFMGMGEPLDNFKFVMAAVQIMNEQQGFDIALRHMTLSTAGLVPGIEKLAKQNLPGIRLAVSINAPDNETRSRLMPVNRAWPLETLKTALSRFPLPHKGTFLFEYILIKGVNDSPAHAEQLAAFIHPLPVRLNLIPCNPVPGLGFESPSDEQMNQFSQHLVKQGIFVIRRWSKGRSVSAGCGQLGRSC; the protein is encoded by the coding sequence ATGAATATACTGGCATTGACCCTGAATCAGCTGGTCCGCATCTTTGAAACCGATTATGGCAAAGGCCGGTTTCATGCCCGGGCCCTGTACAGAGAAATATTTAAACACGGCAACACTGTGCCGTTCAAGGCGCCGGAGTTTGCCGCATCGGGTGCCCTGGCCCGATCCCTTGAACAGGCCCTGGTGCTGGCTCCGGGAAAAGTGGTGGATATCTTTGAAGAAGGGGATCTGACCAAATTTATCACCCGGCTGTCCGACGGTCTGGAGATCGAATCGGTCATCGTTCCCATGAACCGGTACAACACCCTGTGTGTGTCTACCCAGGTGGGATGCCGCATGGGATGCACCTTCTGTGAAACCGGGCGCATGGGCCTGAAACGGCACCTGGATGTGCACGAAATCACGGGCCAGCTTTACAATGCCCGGCACACACTGAAAAAACCGGTGAAAAATATGGTGTTTATGGGCATGGGAGAACCGCTGGACAATTTTAAATTCGTCATGGCCGCCGTTCAGATCATGAATGAACAGCAGGGGTTTGACATCGCGTTGCGGCACATGACCCTTTCCACGGCCGGCCTGGTGCCGGGCATTGAAAAACTGGCCAAACAGAACCTGCCGGGCATCCGCCTGGCTGTTTCCATCAATGCCCCGGACAACGAGACAAGATCCCGGCTGATGCCGGTGAACCGGGCCTGGCCCCTGGAAACCCTCAAAACCGCTCTGTCACGGTTTCCCCTGCCCCATAAAGGCACATTTTTGTTTGAATACATTCTCATCAAAGGGGTGAATGACTCCCCGGCTCACGCGGAACAGCTCGCGGCATTCATCCATCCTCTCCCGGTCCGTCTCAACCTGATCCCCTGCAATCCTGTGCCGGGATTGGGATTTGAAAGTCCTTCCGATGAACAGATGAACCAATTTTCCCAGCACCTGGTGAAACAGGGCATATTTGTGATCCGCCGCTGGAGCAAGGGCAGGTCCGTGTCTGCCGGATGCGGCCAGCTGGGTCGTTCCTGCTAA
- a CDS encoding fatty acid--CoA ligase, whose protein sequence is MKTRLITPTPSAHAYPLLIKNLLDTPLIYSPDQEIVYRDQHRYTYKTFSRRVKQLAAMLENSGVRPGDTVAVMDWDSHRYLECFFAVPMMGAVLHTINIRLTPEQLIYTINHAEDDVILVNTEFVPLLASVKDRFDTVKKVVVLSDTGEIPESDLDFAGEYEALMADTAPAYEFAEFDENTMATTFYTTGTTGLPKGVFFSHRQILLHTYATLSVLCGYAHQANITSNDVYMPMTPMFHVHAWGMPYLMTLLGAKQVYPGRYEPEMLLKLILTENVTYSHCVPTIMNMLVTSPAINQVDLTGWKVIIGGSALSRGLCAQALKHGINLYTGYGMSETCPVLSLAMIKPHLMETDQDEQVAIRCMTGLPIPHVQMKIVDMKGNALPHDGKTAGEVVVRAPWLTQGYIKSEEKSEELWADGWLHTGDIGVIDAQGYLRITDRLKDVIKTGGEWISSLELEDIISRHDAVSEVAVVGVADDKWGERPLAMVVIKDAFRGKVSEKDIQDHCMGFVEKGQIPKYGVPTRIILDADIPKTSVGKISKKDIRSQYQ, encoded by the coding sequence ATGAAAACCAGACTGATCACTCCCACACCCAGTGCCCATGCCTATCCATTGCTTATCAAGAACCTGCTGGACACGCCGTTGATCTATTCCCCGGACCAGGAGATCGTTTACCGGGACCAGCACCGGTATACCTATAAAACCTTCAGCCGGCGGGTCAAACAGCTGGCTGCCATGCTGGAAAACTCAGGCGTTCGCCCCGGAGACACCGTGGCCGTCATGGACTGGGATTCCCACCGGTACCTGGAATGTTTTTTTGCCGTGCCCATGATGGGGGCCGTACTGCACACCATCAACATCCGGCTGACCCCGGAACAGCTGATTTACACCATCAACCATGCCGAAGATGACGTGATCCTGGTGAACACGGAATTTGTGCCGCTTCTGGCATCCGTGAAAGACCGGTTCGACACTGTCAAAAAAGTGGTGGTGCTGTCCGATACCGGAGAAATCCCGGAATCGGATCTTGACTTTGCCGGAGAATACGAAGCCCTTATGGCAGACACGGCCCCTGCCTATGAATTTGCCGAGTTTGATGAAAACACCATGGCCACCACGTTTTACACCACCGGCACCACCGGGTTGCCCAAGGGGGTATTTTTCAGCCACCGCCAGATCTTGCTGCACACCTATGCCACCCTGTCCGTGCTGTGCGGCTATGCCCACCAGGCCAACATCACCTCCAACGACGTGTACATGCCCATGACCCCCATGTTCCATGTCCATGCCTGGGGCATGCCGTATCTGATGACGCTGTTAGGGGCCAAACAGGTGTATCCCGGCCGGTATGAACCGGAAATGCTGCTCAAGCTGATTCTCACGGAAAACGTCACCTATTCCCACTGCGTGCCCACCATCATGAACATGCTGGTCACAAGCCCTGCCATCAACCAGGTGGATCTGACAGGGTGGAAGGTGATCATCGGCGGATCAGCCCTGTCCAGGGGATTGTGCGCCCAGGCGTTGAAACACGGTATCAACCTGTATACGGGGTACGGCATGTCCGAAACCTGTCCCGTGCTGAGCCTGGCCATGATCAAGCCCCATCTCATGGAAACGGATCAGGATGAACAGGTGGCCATCCGGTGCATGACGGGCCTGCCGATTCCCCATGTCCAGATGAAAATCGTGGACATGAAGGGCAATGCACTGCCCCATGACGGCAAAACCGCGGGCGAGGTGGTGGTCAGGGCGCCCTGGCTGACCCAGGGATACATCAAATCCGAAGAAAAAAGCGAAGAACTGTGGGCGGATGGCTGGCTTCACACAGGCGACATTGGTGTCATCGATGCCCAAGGGTATCTTAGAATCACAGACCGGCTCAAGGATGTGATCAAAACCGGCGGGGAATGGATCTCCTCCCTGGAACTGGAAGATATCATCAGCCGGCATGACGCGGTCAGTGAAGTGGCCGTGGTGGGGGTTGCCGATGACAAATGGGGGGAACGGCCGCTTGCCATGGTGGTGATCAAGGACGCGTTCCGTGGCAAAGTCAGTGAAAAAGATATCCAGGACCACTGCATGGGGTTTGTGGAAAAAGGGCAGATCCCCAAGTACGGGGTTCCGACCCGGATCATTCTGGATGCGGACATCCCCAAGACCTCCGTGGGAAAAATCAGCAAAAAAGATATCCGGTCCCAGTACCAATGA
- a CDS encoding cache domain-containing protein, which produces MKSIFQWSKNLNIRTKLLGGHTLVIVLAVLAGGGFILSRVQTTIETHIESELTNATAGIRHMVRTAAATSIKNHLRAVAEKNLEIIQAVYQEFEQGKITEHEAKDLCRKILFSQTIGRTGYIFCANTQGIAAEHPNPGVTGKRFMDRSFVRDLCEKKSGKAVYSWKNPGEAEAREKLVIFNYIPEYDWIVASASYLDEIYAPLNTVSSIVMGIVALIFLLITGSYLWVNRSVITPLQSLMKRFDQGAAGDFSVRMPVTTTDEIGQLAGYFNRFMDKLDVSRRKLESEIRMRKKNEQALRLSDEMFSKAFRSNPAGMFIAVLSDSRIINANDSFLNITGYNLMDLLGREILTLDFFTPRQEGRWLFTEIRERRPVKNKEIVFWNRAKERRQGIISAERVMVWGEACLLAAMEDITDARRLEQEILKIGLRERQNIAISLHDDLCPQLIGIEVMVKMLHQHLDNAPARNTLAGEIGRTKKIRAVVQDAIHKTRTLSRGLEPVNLADRGFDVSLASLADYVREVFSIACFLDWQLDQPPFTDDTEATHAYYIVHEAVHNAAKHAQATRIDMVLTRDSENIRMEIFDNGNGFDFSTKTRGMGIRIMTWRAARIRATLAFEPMSPGGTRVTLKIARHPFDRNA; this is translated from the coding sequence ATGAAATCAATTTTCCAATGGTCAAAAAATCTCAACATCCGGACCAAGCTGCTGGGAGGCCACACTTTGGTGATCGTTCTGGCCGTGCTGGCGGGCGGCGGCTTCATCCTCTCACGGGTCCAGACCACCATTGAAACCCATATTGAAAGCGAACTCACCAATGCCACGGCCGGGATCCGCCATATGGTACGCACGGCGGCTGCCACCTCCATCAAAAATCATTTGCGGGCCGTGGCGGAAAAAAACCTGGAAATCATCCAGGCAGTGTATCAGGAGTTTGAACAGGGAAAAATCACGGAACATGAGGCCAAAGATCTGTGCCGGAAAATCCTGTTCAGCCAGACCATCGGCAGGACCGGCTATATTTTCTGTGCCAACACCCAAGGCATTGCAGCAGAACACCCCAATCCCGGGGTGACCGGCAAGCGCTTCATGGACCGGTCGTTTGTCCGGGACCTGTGTGAAAAAAAGAGCGGAAAGGCTGTATATTCCTGGAAAAATCCCGGCGAAGCCGAGGCCCGGGAAAAACTGGTGATCTTCAACTATATCCCGGAATATGACTGGATTGTGGCATCGGCCAGCTACCTGGACGAGATCTATGCCCCTTTGAACACGGTCTCATCCATTGTCATGGGAATTGTGGCCCTTATTTTTCTTTTGATAACAGGATCTTACCTGTGGGTGAACCGGTCGGTGATCACGCCTTTGCAGTCGTTGATGAAACGGTTTGACCAGGGCGCGGCCGGTGATTTTTCCGTGCGAATGCCCGTGACCACCACGGATGAAATCGGGCAGCTGGCCGGATATTTCAACCGGTTCATGGACAAGCTGGATGTATCCCGCCGGAAGCTGGAGTCGGAAATCCGTATGCGGAAAAAAAACGAGCAGGCCCTGCGCCTGTCCGACGAAATGTTTTCCAAAGCGTTTCGAAGCAACCCGGCCGGCATGTTCATTGCCGTGCTGTCCGACAGCCGGATCATCAACGCCAATGACAGTTTCCTGAACATCACGGGCTACAATTTGATGGATCTTCTGGGCAGAGAAATTCTCACCCTTGATTTTTTCACCCCCCGTCAGGAAGGGCGGTGGCTGTTCACGGAAATCAGGGAGCGCCGGCCTGTGAAAAACAAAGAGATCGTTTTTTGGAACCGTGCCAAAGAACGCCGCCAGGGGATCATTTCCGCCGAGCGGGTGATGGTCTGGGGAGAAGCCTGTCTTCTGGCAGCCATGGAAGATATAACAGACGCCCGGCGCCTGGAACAGGAAATTTTAAAAATCGGTCTCCGGGAACGTCAGAACATTGCCATATCCCTGCATGATGATTTGTGCCCCCAGCTCATTGGTATCGAGGTCATGGTCAAGATGCTGCATCAGCATCTTGACAACGCCCCGGCCCGAAATACTCTGGCCGGGGAAATCGGGCGGACAAAAAAAATCAGAGCCGTTGTTCAGGATGCTATTCACAAAACCCGGACCCTGTCCCGGGGCCTTGAGCCGGTCAACCTGGCGGACCGGGGATTTGATGTGTCTCTGGCATCCCTTGCCGACTATGTCCGGGAGGTGTTTTCCATTGCCTGCTTCCTGGACTGGCAACTGGATCAACCCCCTTTTACCGATGATACCGAAGCCACTCATGCCTATTACATTGTTCACGAAGCCGTGCACAATGCAGCCAAACATGCCCAGGCCACCCGGATCGACATGGTTCTGACCCGTGATTCAGAAAACATCCGCATGGAAATCTTTGACAACGGCAACGGATTTGATTTTTCAACCAAAACCCGGGGTATGGGGATCCGGATCATGACCTGGCGGGCTGCCCGCATCCGTGCCACCCTGGCCTTTGAACCCATGTCACCCGGCGGTACCCGGGTGACCCTGAAGATTGCCCGACATCCTTTTGACAGGAACGCCTGA
- a CDS encoding O-acetylhomoserine aminocarboxypropyltransferase/cysteine synthase family protein, with product MNQPLHFDTRAIHEGIKDHDWEGATLPPIFQTAAHFHDTAADLGQTFAGERSDHIYMRLTNPTNRFLEEKLASLESGQAAVVTASGMAAISNACMTLLRAGDEFVASSSLFMSTYALFTNIFKKYGITVRLADPLNLEDMAAQITDKTRFIYMETITNPGMEIPDLRQVANLAHENGIPLMVDNTLASPWLCRPIELGADIVVHSTTKYFSGHGAALGGVVVDAGNFDWHTDRFADFAPFVAQKGNLAFLHRLFKEHHVNFGTTAAPFHSFLTVLGLSTMGVRMERHMTNTVQAATFLRKHPKVTWVNFVGFPDHPCHEMAKKQFGDKGFGTMLTFGLADQDACFRLVDHLSMILNLANLGDCKTLIIHPYSSQYVSFPRELKDRLADPCLLRFSVGIEHIDDICGDLAAALETV from the coding sequence ATGAACCAACCACTTCATTTTGATACCCGGGCCATTCACGAAGGGATCAAAGACCATGACTGGGAAGGGGCCACATTGCCGCCCATTTTCCAGACAGCGGCCCATTTTCATGACACGGCCGCCGATCTGGGCCAGACCTTTGCCGGAGAGCGGTCCGACCATATCTACATGCGCCTGACCAACCCCACCAACCGGTTTCTGGAGGAAAAACTGGCCTCCCTGGAATCAGGACAAGCCGCCGTGGTCACGGCATCGGGCATGGCCGCCATCAGCAACGCCTGCATGACGCTTCTGCGGGCCGGCGATGAATTTGTGGCATCGTCTTCTTTGTTCATGTCCACCTATGCCCTGTTTACCAATATCTTTAAAAAATACGGCATCACCGTGCGCCTGGCCGATCCGTTGAACCTGGAGGACATGGCTGCACAGATCACGGACAAGACCCGGTTCATCTATATGGAAACCATCACCAACCCGGGCATGGAAATCCCGGACCTCAGACAGGTGGCAAACCTGGCCCATGAAAACGGAATTCCTCTGATGGTGGACAACACCCTGGCCTCCCCGTGGCTGTGCCGGCCCATTGAGTTGGGGGCGGACATTGTGGTGCACTCCACCACCAAATATTTTTCAGGCCATGGCGCAGCCTTAGGGGGCGTGGTGGTGGATGCCGGAAACTTTGACTGGCACACGGACCGGTTTGCCGATTTTGCCCCTTTTGTAGCGCAGAAAGGCAACCTGGCGTTCCTCCACCGCCTGTTCAAGGAGCACCATGTCAATTTCGGCACCACCGCAGCCCCGTTTCACTCGTTTCTGACGGTGCTGGGTCTGTCCACCATGGGGGTGCGCATGGAACGGCACATGACAAACACCGTTCAGGCGGCAACATTTCTGAGAAAACACCCCAAAGTGACATGGGTCAATTTTGTGGGATTTCCCGATCATCCCTGCCATGAGATGGCCAAAAAGCAATTTGGCGACAAAGGATTCGGCACCATGCTGACATTCGGCCTGGCAGATCAGGATGCCTGTTTCCGGCTGGTGGACCACCTGTCCATGATCCTGAACCTGGCCAATTTAGGCGACTGCAAAACCCTGATCATTCATCCTTACTCGTCCCAGTATGTCTCGTTTCCCCGGGAATTGAAAGACCGGCTGGCTGATCCCTGCCTGCTGCGGTTTTCCGTGGGCATCGAGCACATCGATGACATCTGCGGGGACTTGGCGGCGGCCCTTGAAACGGTGTAA
- a CDS encoding enoyl-CoA hydratase/isomerase family protein, with the protein MPVVTWKKDNRTAVLTMCNGPNRMNRIFSQELNACLDQIEEDADVRAVVLTSTDEKNFSQGIDVEWIGKKIQDKDHDTVKAFMYDMNRIFKRLLLFPVPVIAAINGHAFGNGAIVSCACDFRFMKKDRGFFCFPEVDVGIPFLPGMIAFVRKAVPEPLFNRMLLSGQRMTAQELEANGVIVKACDDQDHLMTEALAFAAAFDKKRGIFRELKQRMHKDLIQVLDDEDPVYIEPINLFVAD; encoded by the coding sequence ATGCCGGTGGTGACATGGAAAAAAGACAACCGAACGGCGGTGTTGACAATGTGCAACGGCCCCAACCGGATGAACCGGATATTTTCTCAAGAATTGAACGCCTGTCTGGATCAGATCGAGGAGGATGCCGATGTCCGGGCCGTGGTCCTGACATCGACGGATGAAAAAAATTTTTCCCAGGGCATCGATGTGGAATGGATCGGCAAAAAGATCCAGGACAAAGACCATGACACGGTCAAAGCGTTCATGTATGACATGAACCGGATCTTCAAGCGCCTGCTGCTGTTTCCCGTGCCCGTGATCGCGGCCATCAACGGCCATGCATTCGGCAATGGTGCCATTGTTTCCTGTGCCTGTGATTTCAGGTTCATGAAAAAGGACAGAGGATTTTTCTGTTTTCCCGAAGTGGATGTGGGAATTCCGTTTCTGCCCGGCATGATTGCGTTTGTGCGCAAGGCCGTGCCGGAACCGCTGTTCAACCGGATGCTTCTGTCGGGTCAGCGCATGACGGCCCAGGAACTTGAAGCAAATGGTGTGATCGTCAAGGCCTGCGACGACCAGGATCACCTCATGACCGAGGCCCTGGCCTTTGCCGCAGCGTTTGACAAAAAACGGGGTATTTTCAGGGAATTGAAACAGCGCATGCACAAAGACCTGATTCAGGTCCTGGATGATGAAGACCCGGTGTATATCGAGCCCATCAACCTGTTTGTGGCGGATTGA
- a CDS encoding response regulator transcription factor has product MKKIAILIVEDHPIFRMGIKDMIDHEPDMQVCGEAEDVDTAIDQIQSLKPDLVIVDLSLKNSTGVDLIKEIHDRFPSCAALVLSMHDESLHAERCLQAGAKGYIMKQEASESVVEAIRNIMAGHIHVSRKIMNHLLTIYQNQPATAHESPLKRISDRELQIFRLIGLGLSSKQIAVQLNLSIKTVGTYQERIKEKLNLKTARELLRHAVIWVETGHMDPFDRL; this is encoded by the coding sequence ATGAAAAAAATTGCCATTCTCATTGTTGAAGATCACCCCATTTTCCGGATGGGGATCAAGGACATGATCGATCATGAGCCGGATATGCAGGTCTGCGGTGAAGCCGAAGATGTGGACACCGCCATCGACCAGATCCAGTCCCTGAAGCCGGATCTGGTCATCGTGGATCTGTCTTTAAAGAACAGCACGGGCGTGGATCTGATCAAAGAGATCCATGACCGATTTCCATCCTGTGCCGCCCTGGTCCTGTCCATGCACGATGAATCCCTGCATGCGGAACGCTGCCTTCAGGCCGGTGCCAAAGGGTACATCATGAAACAGGAAGCTTCGGAATCCGTGGTGGAAGCCATCCGCAACATCATGGCCGGACACATTCACGTCAGCCGGAAAATCATGAATCATCTTTTGACCATCTACCAGAACCAGCCGGCCACGGCCCATGAATCCCCTTTGAAACGGATTTCAGACAGGGAACTTCAGATCTTCAGGCTTATCGGCCTAGGACTTTCCTCCAAGCAGATCGCCGTGCAGCTGAACCTCAGCATCAAAACCGTGGGCACCTACCAGGAACGCATCAAGGAAAAACTGAATCTGAAAACCGCCCGGGAGCTGCTCCGGCATGCCGTGATCTGGGTGGAAACCGGGCACATGGACCCTTTTGACCGCCTGTAG
- a CDS encoding DNA cytosine methyltransferase, translating into MNELNYIDVFAGSGGFSEGFLRHGFNPVAHIEINKAACFTLRTRAAYHYLSAAQQIEIYRDYLKGKINRKELYSYIPEKIFDSVINAEIGKDNDRIFESIDRLAEGRKIDLIIGGPPCQAYSKVGRAPLKHKKDDPRTKLYIQYGRFLKKYQPDIFVFENVPGLLSVAGGTYFKNLKMYFRRLGYCLEAGIHNAFDYSVIQRRVRVIIVGWKKSIDFNYPDFPVSEKKFCRDDIFSDLPPVGINEKRRFIKYYNGSNEYLRRYGIRDDSGFVTQHITRSHNQRDLVIYRFAIEQFEQGILIRNDGIPDEMRTQKNVTDFLDRFKVVGPEPHTMIAHIAKDGHHYIHPDIRQLRSISVREAARIQSFPDNYFFEGVLEGEFLGPAFQQIGNAVPPLMAEKIANKIKKMLCLKTP; encoded by the coding sequence GTGAATGAGCTGAATTACATTGATGTCTTTGCAGGGTCAGGCGGTTTCTCTGAAGGCTTTCTACGTCATGGTTTTAACCCCGTTGCCCATATCGAAATCAACAAAGCGGCCTGTTTTACTCTCAGAACCCGCGCTGCTTATCATTATCTTAGTGCAGCACAACAGATTGAAATCTACAGAGATTACCTCAAGGGAAAGATAAACCGAAAGGAACTGTATTCATATATCCCAGAGAAAATTTTCGACAGCGTCATCAATGCGGAAATTGGGAAAGACAATGATCGGATTTTTGAATCAATTGACAGGCTGGCGGAAGGCCGGAAGATTGATCTGATAATCGGCGGCCCTCCCTGTCAGGCATATTCCAAAGTCGGAAGGGCGCCGCTTAAGCATAAGAAAGATGACCCGCGTACAAAGCTTTATATCCAGTACGGAAGATTCCTGAAAAAATATCAGCCGGACATTTTTGTATTTGAAAATGTTCCGGGGCTCCTTTCCGTTGCCGGAGGAACTTATTTCAAAAACCTCAAAATGTATTTCAGAAGGCTTGGTTACTGTCTTGAAGCAGGTATCCATAATGCATTTGACTACAGTGTCATTCAGAGAAGGGTACGGGTCATCATAGTGGGGTGGAAGAAGTCCATTGATTTCAACTATCCCGATTTCCCTGTGTCAGAGAAAAAATTCTGCCGGGATGATATATTTTCTGACCTCCCCCCTGTCGGGATTAATGAAAAAAGACGGTTTATTAAATATTATAACGGCTCAAACGAGTACTTGCGCCGGTATGGTATCCGGGACGATTCCGGTTTTGTCACCCAGCATATTACCAGATCGCATAATCAGAGGGATCTGGTAATATATAGATTCGCAATAGAGCAGTTTGAGCAAGGAATCCTGATCCGGAATGACGGAATCCCTGATGAAATGCGCACCCAGAAAAACGTAACTGATTTTCTGGACAGATTCAAAGTTGTCGGACCCGAACCTCATACAATGATTGCACATATCGCAAAAGACGGCCATCATTACATCCATCCGGATATCAGACAGTTACGTTCGATTTCTGTGCGTGAAGCTGCCAGGATACAGTCTTTTCCGGACAATTACTTTTTTGAGGGTGTTCTCGAGGGGGAGTTCTTGGGGCCGGCCTTCCAACAGATCGGCAATGCTGTGCCACCTCTGATGGCAGAAAAAATCGCCAATAAAATCAAAAAAATGCTTTGTCTGAAGACTCCCTGA
- a CDS encoding very short patch repair endonuclease, with protein MTDVHSKKIRSYNMSRIRSEDTKPEMIVRRFLFSKGFRYRLHDKKLPGKPDLVFPKFRKVIFVHGCYWHGHENCRYYSPPKTNTEWWTDKIGENKKRDERNIGILKKMGWTPIIIWECQLKPDKKNETLKSIAESLIKNGE; from the coding sequence ATGACAGACGTTCATTCAAAAAAAATACGCAGTTACAATATGAGCCGGATCAGATCCGAAGACACTAAACCTGAAATGATTGTCAGGCGATTTCTTTTTTCAAAGGGTTTCAGGTATCGACTTCATGACAAAAAACTTCCAGGAAAACCCGACCTTGTTTTCCCGAAATTCAGAAAAGTGATTTTTGTCCATGGCTGCTACTGGCACGGACATGAAAACTGCCGTTACTACAGTCCGCCGAAGACGAATACCGAATGGTGGACTGATAAAATCGGGGAGAATAAGAAACGCGACGAAAGAAATATTGGAATACTGAAAAAAATGGGCTGGACCCCGATTATTATCTGGGAATGTCAGCTCAAACCTGATAAAAAAAATGAAACTCTGAAATCTATAGCTGAAAGTTTAATAAAAAACGGTGAATGA
- a CDS encoding ABC transporter substrate-binding protein: MITRIPAAILLLFAIVFIEVGTSDASEKIVLQLAWKHQFQFAGYYAALHKGYYRQAGLDVTIVEGGNGKFAREEVLSGRAQYGVACVFRCLAAWVGICHDPYPGNNRPAYRSIWREKTDRPFVLRG; encoded by the coding sequence TTGATCACCCGAATTCCGGCGGCAATCCTTTTATTATTTGCGATTGTCTTTATTGAAGTCGGAACCTCTGATGCTTCAGAAAAAATCGTCCTGCAGCTTGCCTGGAAACACCAGTTCCAGTTTGCCGGATATTATGCCGCCCTGCACAAGGGCTATTACAGGCAGGCAGGCTTAGACGTAACCATTGTCGAGGGTGGAAACGGAAAATTTGCACGGGAGGAAGTTCTCAGCGGCCGGGCTCAATACGGGGTTGCATGCGTTTTTAGATGCCTCGCTGCTTGGGTGGGAATATGCCATGACCCATACCCAGGAAATAATCGACCTGCTTATCGAAGCATATGGCGTGAAAAAACAGACAGACCATTTGTCTTACGAGGCTGA